A window from Rana temporaria chromosome 8, aRanTem1.1, whole genome shotgun sequence encodes these proteins:
- the LOC120909626 gene encoding oocyte zinc finger protein XlCOF6.1-like — MEKPSKDRLTLSPACKMEDEDITGDCGGEKTMSSTMDGGLHSVDRPWNPSDSEQPRTVRGGARNQGEETFPCPECGESFSSELDLSVHQRSHTSKEIHSCSECGKYFFRKSELVTHYKSHTGEKPYSCPECGKCFSRKYYLKSHQRSHTGETPHSCSACGKCFMQKSGLVKHQRTHTGEKAYSCPECGKCFSQSSHLYTHQKSHTGEKLHSCSECGKCFPHKSQLVRHHRTHTGEKPYPCLECGKYFSQRFYLNIHQRIHTGEKPYSCPKCGKCFLQKSDLDKHQKFHTGEKAYSCAECGKCFLQKSYLNKHRKFHTGERAYSCSECGKCFSQSSQLKTHQRSHTGEKLLSCSECGKSFFHQSELVRHYRSHTGEKPYSCPECGKCFSLKSNLKTHQRSHVDKKT; from the coding sequence atggagaaaccctcaaaggatcgtctcactttatctccagcttgtaaaatggaagatgaggacatcacaggagaTTGTGGAGGAGAAAAGACAATGAGCTCCACTATGGATGGAGGACTTCACAGTGTGGATAGACCATGGAATCCCTCCGACTCTGAGCAACCTCGTACTGTGAGGGGTGGTGCCAGGAACCAGGGGGAGGAGACATTTCCCTGTCCTGAATGTGGGGAAAGTTTTAGTTCTGAATTGGATCTTTCtgtacatcaaagatctcacacaagTAAGGAGAttcattcctgttctgagtgcgggaaatatttTTTTCGTAAATCAGAACTGGTCACACATTAcaaatctcacacaggtgagaagccgtattcttgtcctgagtgcgggaaatgtttttcacggaagtacTATCTtaaatcacatcagaggtctcacacaggtgagacgCCGCATTCCTGTTCTgcgtgtggaaaatgttttatgcaaaagTCAGGCCTTGTAAAACATCAAAgaactcacacgggtgagaaggcgtattcctgccctgagtgcgggaaatgtttttcacagagttCCCACCTTTATACACATCAGAagtctcacacgggtgagaaacTTCATTCCTGTTCTGAATGCGGCAAATGTTTCCCCCATAAATCACAACTAGTCAGACATCACAGAacccacacgggggaaaagccgtatccctgccttgagtgcgggaaatatttTTCACAGAGGTTCTATCTTAATATACATCAGAggattcacacgggtgagaagccgtattcctgtcctaagtGTGGAAAATGCTTTTTACAGAAATCAGACCTTGATAAACATCAAAAGTTTCATACGGGGGAGAAGGCATACtcctgtgctgagtgcgggaagtgttttttACAGAAATCATACCTTAATAAACATCGAAAATTTCACACAGGTGAGAGGGCGTATTCCTGctctgagtgtgggaagtgtttttcACAGAGTTCCCAACTTAAAacgcatcagagatctcacacaggtgagaagcttctttcctgttctgagtgcgggaaaagtttttttCATCAATCAGAGCTGGTCAGACATtacagatctcacacgggggagaagccgtattcatgccccgaatgcgggaaatgtttttcactcaAGTCCAATCTTAaaacacatcagaggtctcacgtAGATAAGAAGACGTAG